In Arthrobacter citreus, a genomic segment contains:
- a CDS encoding DUF2306 domain-containing protein translates to MDWNPFIATHAVAALYALALGPINILRRRRDRTHRMLGYTWAGAMYFVCLSSFWIVSDGHFSWLHGLSVFTTVTVSLGILAAVRRNIRWHMMNMIGSYIGLLTAFIFATIVPSRNIPRLLASDPLTAWLAAAFVLASVVSLYGVLKPGKRRRRPAARLAVGP, encoded by the coding sequence ATGGACTGGAACCCATTCATCGCTACCCACGCCGTCGCGGCCTTGTATGCCCTTGCCCTTGGGCCCATCAACATTCTCCGCCGCCGCCGGGACCGAACGCACCGCATGCTCGGGTACACCTGGGCCGGCGCCATGTACTTCGTCTGCCTGAGCAGCTTTTGGATTGTGTCCGACGGGCACTTCAGCTGGCTCCACGGCCTCTCCGTGTTCACCACCGTGACGGTCAGCCTTGGCATCCTGGCAGCGGTGAGGCGAAACATCCGGTGGCACATGATGAACATGATCGGCAGCTACATCGGATTGCTTACCGCTTTCATTTTCGCGACGATCGTTCCATCCCGGAACATCCCGCGGCTCCTGGCGAGTGATCCGCTGACCGCATGGCTGGCGGCGGCGTTTGTCCTCGCCAGCGTTGTCAGCCTTTATGGCGTGCTGAAGCCCGGAAAGCGACGCCGCCGCCCGGCTGCCCGGCTGGCAGTTGGACCCTGA
- a CDS encoding MFS transporter — protein sequence MAGADAGPAGSGRLLAVAILASFVAFLDGSIVTVALPAVSADLGGGLATQQWAVNAYLLTLGALILLAGSLSDSFGRLRILRIGLIGFAAASVACALAWSPGVLILARAIQGTTAALLVPSSLALITTAYREPGLSRAIGRWTAWTGTAAIIGPLLGGVLVDLVSWRLIFAVNVLPVALTLFLMAGMQDRTAPRKAALDLPGALLAIAGLAGPVYALIEQDRLGWLHPAVAVPLVAGFLALGLFVLREARTPAPMMPLSLFRARNFRYGNLVTAAAYAGISLGTFSVTVFIQEAGGFSATKAGFAALPLPVVMLLLAAQFGKLAGIYGPRLFMTAGPLICGAGFALMFSVSPPLNFLTQMLPGLLVFSVGLAVMVAPLTSAVLGSLRPEEAGIGSAVNNAVSRVAGLVSIAMAGTISGGALDFPGFQRTVLATAVLFAAAGLIAFVGIRNQPSQASGSDAP from the coding sequence ATGGCAGGTGCAGATGCTGGCCCGGCCGGCAGCGGGAGACTTCTGGCCGTAGCCATCCTGGCGTCCTTTGTCGCCTTTCTTGACGGTTCCATCGTCACCGTGGCCCTGCCTGCGGTGAGCGCGGACCTGGGTGGCGGACTAGCCACCCAGCAGTGGGCCGTGAACGCATACCTGCTCACGCTGGGCGCTCTGATCCTGCTGGCCGGGTCCCTCTCGGATTCCTTCGGGCGGCTGAGGATCCTCCGCATCGGCCTGATCGGGTTTGCCGCCGCATCCGTTGCCTGCGCCCTGGCGTGGAGTCCCGGCGTCCTGATCCTGGCCCGCGCCATCCAGGGAACGACGGCGGCGCTGCTGGTGCCGAGTTCGCTTGCCCTGATTACGACGGCGTACCGGGAGCCCGGGCTGTCCCGCGCCATTGGCCGGTGGACAGCCTGGACCGGAACCGCTGCCATCATTGGCCCACTGCTGGGCGGCGTCCTCGTGGATCTGGTCAGCTGGCGGCTGATCTTCGCCGTGAATGTTCTGCCGGTGGCCCTTACCCTGTTCCTGATGGCGGGGATGCAGGACCGCACTGCACCGCGGAAAGCCGCCCTTGACCTGCCCGGCGCACTGCTGGCCATTGCGGGCCTCGCCGGTCCGGTTTATGCCCTGATCGAACAGGACCGTCTCGGCTGGCTGCATCCCGCCGTCGCCGTTCCCCTGGTTGCGGGGTTCCTGGCCCTCGGGCTCTTTGTCCTCCGCGAGGCCCGCACCCCGGCACCCATGATGCCGCTGTCCCTGTTCCGCGCCCGCAACTTCCGCTACGGCAACCTGGTGACCGCCGCAGCCTACGCGGGCATTTCGCTGGGGACATTTTCGGTCACCGTTTTTATTCAGGAAGCCGGCGGGTTTTCCGCGACGAAGGCAGGATTTGCCGCTCTTCCCCTCCCGGTGGTCATGCTGCTGCTCGCGGCGCAGTTTGGAAAGCTGGCCGGCATTTACGGACCGCGCCTGTTCATGACTGCGGGGCCTCTTATCTGCGGTGCGGGTTTTGCGCTCATGTTCTCGGTGAGCCCGCCACTGAACTTCCTGACGCAGATGCTGCCCGGCCTGCTGGTCTTCAGCGTGGGGCTGGCGGTTATGGTGGCCCCACTGACCTCGGCCGTTCTCGGCTCGCTTCGCCCGGAGGAGGCCGGGATCGGCTCGGCGGTGAACAACGCCGTATCGCGGGTGGCCGGGCTTGTGTCCATTGCCATGGCCGGCACCATTTCCGGCGGCGCTCTGGATTTCCCCGGCTTTCAGCGCACCGTGCTGGCCACGGCAGTGCTGTTCGCCGCAGCGGGACTCATCGCGTTCGTCGGGATCCGCAACCAGCCCAGCCAGGCCAGCGGCTCAGATGCTCCCTGA
- a CDS encoding DUF998 domain-containing protein codes for MTRDRWGAALWVLCLVTFPAQIIAAARWPRPYSWGSNTISDLGVTTCATFDPGTPVERYICSPAHLLANAGTAANGALLAAGAVLLWSAWPRRRAGHAAMALLAVSGVLLVLVGVFPWDLQPEAHNITALVQAPVQWAGMIVLVFALRGSSAGRWTAALTIACVALSIAGFVMFIDAIAGGPSAAVGLGLAERISFDTLTLWSAAVGVILLASRTAGLRQ; via the coding sequence ATGACACGAGATCGGTGGGGTGCCGCACTCTGGGTCCTCTGCTTAGTGACGTTTCCCGCGCAGATCATTGCGGCCGCCCGGTGGCCGCGTCCCTACTCCTGGGGATCCAACACAATCAGCGACCTTGGCGTCACCACCTGCGCCACCTTTGACCCGGGGACCCCGGTGGAGCGGTACATTTGCTCGCCCGCGCACCTGCTCGCGAACGCCGGCACCGCCGCCAACGGTGCGCTGCTGGCGGCCGGCGCCGTCCTCCTCTGGTCGGCCTGGCCCCGGCGGCGGGCCGGCCACGCGGCCATGGCCCTCCTCGCGGTCAGCGGGGTCCTGCTGGTGCTGGTTGGTGTCTTCCCCTGGGACCTGCAGCCTGAAGCCCACAACATCACCGCCCTTGTCCAGGCGCCGGTCCAGTGGGCGGGCATGATTGTGCTGGTTTTTGCTCTCCGTGGCAGTTCCGCCGGCCGCTGGACAGCGGCGCTCACCATCGCCTGTGTGGCACTGTCGATAGCCGGATTCGTGATGTTCATTGATGCGATTGCCGGCGGTCCCTCGGCTGCCGTGGGCCTCGGCCTCGCCGAACGGATCTCCTTCGATACGCTCACCCTGTGGAGCGCAGCCGTCGGCGTGATCCTGCTGGCCTCAAGAACCGCCGGGTTACGCCAGTAG
- a CDS encoding TetR family transcriptional regulator C-terminal domain-containing protein, with the protein MKTSENKSEAFASAALSLIAAAGIQAVSVRSVAAAAGWSAGALQKAFATKDALLKAAVDLMVSRVEQRMDAVPFSADVVEYLATLVKETLPLDPVRREEAIVWNAFAAEAAHTPWIAEILIQQDEAVLNQLADVLRSMGNAAPEETAAGIIAVSDGFALRLLYDPDRSAQLEGALTPLIRLLLA; encoded by the coding sequence GTGAAGACGTCCGAAAACAAGAGTGAAGCCTTCGCCTCGGCTGCCCTGTCTCTCATCGCAGCAGCCGGCATCCAGGCCGTCAGCGTCCGTTCGGTGGCGGCCGCAGCTGGATGGTCCGCGGGTGCACTGCAAAAGGCGTTTGCCACCAAGGACGCTCTGCTGAAGGCGGCCGTGGACCTGATGGTGTCCCGGGTGGAACAGCGCATGGACGCGGTGCCCTTCAGCGCAGACGTGGTCGAATACCTGGCAACTCTGGTCAAGGAGACGCTTCCGCTGGACCCTGTTCGCCGGGAGGAGGCCATTGTCTGGAATGCGTTTGCTGCCGAAGCGGCGCACACCCCGTGGATCGCGGAAATTCTCATTCAACAGGATGAGGCCGTGCTGAATCAGCTGGCGGACGTGCTGCGTTCGATGGGAAACGCGGCGCCGGAGGAAACAGCTGCCGGCATCATTGCCGTCTCGGACGGTTTCGCGCTGCGTCTGCTCTACGATCCAGACCGGTCCGCGCAGCTGGAAGGCGCCCTGACACCGCTGATCAGGCTGCTACTGGCGTAA
- a CDS encoding MFS transporter gives MSASTVLAARRQSTVRWASALVGGPGELLDFLIPLWAGAALGLDSFLIGALVASELVVSFAARYPAGILADRWERRYIAGIGAALYALSCVGYAFSEGPALAFLSAVLGGIGGALFWVAARAIVSESITNDSGAYATLLSWQETGSWIAFVAGMTLLGSIDYRGVFLAAAAACATAAVALALTAGLPSTPSGGAPPSADSPSSAPPSAPLYPDRLRPMVLATAVTSLAEAAVGLLLLLHLQQAFDLDVISIALVFLPGAIAVAVLPGPAHRLVLRIGRRRVAATAALASASFAAALAFAPSPLWIAVLWVLSGAAWAAIIPIEQAVIAETAGVHAGRGFGMYESASLAGAAAGTLLAGFAYGTASWTAACLIFAAVIAAGAVITPWAIRRSGVDDRPSAGAPLLPHALPAVPVPAAPDSLEAPASLEAATAPEPAPTQAPARAPADPVSDSQVPAEEPAVSPHDARSRWSDLGWHTALFAAAQLVLVLIGLSWLADLAASGDMGSFLASGGSSGTEGLGNFFYHAGKIWVIVFLVDVAWTALTGTRPRESDRGR, from the coding sequence ATGAGCGCCTCCACCGTCTTAGCGGCACGCCGCCAGTCCACTGTCAGGTGGGCCTCGGCCCTTGTCGGCGGTCCCGGCGAACTGCTGGACTTCCTCATTCCGCTGTGGGCAGGCGCAGCCCTTGGACTCGACTCCTTCCTTATCGGTGCATTGGTGGCGTCCGAGCTGGTCGTTTCCTTCGCAGCCCGGTATCCGGCCGGAATACTCGCGGACCGCTGGGAACGCCGTTATATAGCGGGCATCGGAGCTGCACTGTATGCCCTCTCATGCGTGGGATATGCGTTCTCAGAGGGACCGGCCCTTGCTTTCCTGTCCGCGGTGCTGGGCGGGATCGGCGGTGCACTGTTCTGGGTTGCGGCCCGGGCGATCGTCAGCGAATCAATCACGAACGATTCCGGCGCCTACGCAACGCTTCTGTCCTGGCAGGAGACCGGCTCCTGGATAGCCTTTGTGGCGGGCATGACCCTGCTGGGCAGCATCGACTACCGGGGTGTCTTTCTCGCTGCTGCCGCAGCGTGTGCGACAGCGGCCGTCGCTCTCGCCCTCACCGCTGGCCTTCCCTCGACCCCCAGCGGGGGTGCACCGCCGTCGGCCGATTCGCCGTCGTCCGCGCCACCGTCCGCGCCGCTTTACCCGGATCGACTGCGGCCGATGGTGCTGGCAACAGCAGTGACATCGCTGGCTGAGGCCGCCGTGGGCCTGCTGCTGTTACTGCACCTGCAGCAGGCCTTCGACCTCGATGTCATCTCCATTGCCCTGGTCTTCCTGCCCGGTGCCATAGCGGTGGCCGTACTTCCCGGGCCCGCGCACCGCCTGGTGCTGCGCATTGGCCGCCGCAGAGTTGCCGCCACTGCAGCGCTGGCGAGTGCCAGCTTTGCCGCGGCGCTGGCCTTCGCACCGTCGCCGCTGTGGATTGCGGTCCTGTGGGTCCTCAGCGGCGCAGCGTGGGCGGCGATCATCCCGATTGAGCAGGCGGTGATCGCGGAAACTGCCGGCGTCCATGCCGGCAGGGGTTTTGGAATGTATGAGTCAGCCAGCCTTGCGGGAGCGGCCGCCGGAACCCTGCTGGCCGGGTTCGCCTATGGAACCGCGTCCTGGACTGCAGCGTGCCTGATTTTCGCCGCAGTGATTGCCGCGGGCGCCGTGATCACCCCATGGGCCATCCGGCGGTCCGGCGTTGACGACCGTCCTTCTGCCGGCGCACCCCTCCTGCCGCATGCTCTTCCCGCTGTACCCGTACCCGCCGCACCCGATTCCCTGGAAGCCCCGGCATCCCTGGAAGCCGCGACCGCACCCGAACCTGCTCCTACGCAGGCTCCCGCTCGCGCTCCAGCCGATCCCGTCAGCGACAGCCAGGTACCCGCGGAAGAACCGGCGGTATCCCCACACGATGCCCGAAGCCGCTGGAGCGACCTGGGTTGGCACACCGCACTGTTTGCCGCAGCCCAGCTCGTCCTGGTCCTCATCGGTCTGTCCTGGCTGGCTGATCTTGCCGCCAGCGGGGACATGGGCTCATTCCTTGCCTCCGGTGGGTCATCCGGCACGGAGGGCCTCGGCAACTTCTTCTATCACGCCGGGAAAATCTGGGTCATCGTTTTCCTGGTGGACGTCGCGTGGACCGCTCTCACCGGCACCAGACCGCGGGAGAGTGATCGCGGGCGTTGA